The DNA window GCCACATTCCGGCAACCATCGCCGCGACGAACAGCGCCGTTTGCCATGTTCCGAAGGCCAGTCCAGCCAGCGCCGGTCCCGGACAGTATCCGGCCAGGCCCCAGCCCGCGCCAAACATCGCGCCGCCAATCATCAACTGCCGGTCGATAGTCCGGTTTTCGGGAATGTGGAATGCATTGTGGAACAGCGGCCGTTCCATCCGCCGAACCAGCAAATAGCCGATAGCAGAAGGTATCAGGGCGCCGCCCATCACAATTGCCAGCGACGGGTCCCAATTCCCGAACAAATCGAGAAATGCGATAACGCGGGCGGGATTGACCATATCGGACAATGTCAGGCCTGCGCCAAATATCGTTCCGGTGAACAAAGCTGCAAAAAGAGTTCTCATCGGCTCAGCTCCCTATCAAATGGCGCGCAACGCCGACCACCAGAAAGCCGGCGGTCATAAAGGCCGCCGTTGCTGCGAGAGAACGCGGCGAAAGGCGCGCCATCCCGCAGACCCCGTGTCCGCTGGTGCAGCCATTGCCAAGCCGCGTTCCGAACCCGACCAGCAAGCCGCCAATGATCAGCACGATCAGCGAAGATGTGACCGTGATGGCCGGCTGACGGACAAAGCCGTTCACAAGCAATGCGCCCAGCGGCAGGCCCACAATAAACATCGCCG is part of the Pontixanthobacter gangjinensis genome and encodes:
- a CDS encoding YeeE/YedE family protein, producing the protein MRTLFAALFTGTIFGAGLTLSDMVNPARVIAFLDLFGNWDPSLAIVMGGALIPSAIGYLLVRRMERPLFHNAFHIPENRTIDRQLMIGGAMFGAGWGLAGYCPGPALAGLAFGTWQTALFVAAMVAGMWLHGFLTDRKPHLLQALSS
- a CDS encoding YeeE/YedE family protein, coding for MEPLNPLIALSGGLLIGLAAALLLLMSGRIAGVSGMAARALGIARSGPKRAEAAMFIVGLPLGALLVNGFVRQPAITVTSSLIVLIIGGLLVGFGTRLGNGCTSGHGVCGMARLSPRSLAATAAFMTAGFLVVGVARHLIGS